CGCCATAGGTGGAGAAGCCGGTCTGCGCGGTGAGCTGGAAGCCCGAATATTTCTTGCGCAGGATAATGTTGACCACACCGGCGACCGCATCCGAACCCCATTGCGCCGATGCGCCGCCGGTGATGACTTCGGCGCGCTCGACCAGCAGCGCGGGAATCTGGTTGAGATCGGGCGAGACGCCCGTGCCGGTGTTGTTCGCCGGCGCCTGTGGCGTGACGCGCGCGCCGTCGACCAGCACCAGCGTGCGGTTCGAGCCCAAGCCGCGCAGATCGGCGAGGTTGGCGCCGGGCAACTGGGTGCGCACGCCGTTCGCGCCGGGCGAGATGGTCGGCTTGAACGCCGGAATTTCCTGAAGCACGTCGGCGACGGTGATCGACTGGCGCTGCTCGATCGCGGCCGAGCCGACGACGGTGGTCGGCGTGGGCGCACGGAAGCCGCCGGTGCCGGCGCGGGTGGCAGTGACCACGATCTCTTCGTTCGACGCGGGCTGGGCCGGCTCTTCCTGCACGGCTTCGGGCTCCGCCGCGACTTCCTGTGCGAGCGCCGGGGTGCAGGCGAGCAAAGCGGCAAGGCTGGTGCCGAGCCGGAGCGTACGCTGCGAGAAAATGGTACGGGTCGTCATGATTTCCCTCTCCTGATAGCGTGGGCCTGTCCGGCCTCTCCTTGCGCGCTCGTGCGACTGAATGAGCAAAGGCTCTAAGGGATGTACATATATCCCTTTCAAAACGGTGGCAACTCGTTCTTGCATTTTCGCGTTCGCTCTCGTGAAATACACCCGAAAGGTCAGTCTTTAGGGTGTAATCGGCCCGAAGCAGCGGCTCGCACGGGCATCGAATCTAAAGGCTAGACATATAGCCTAAACGCGGTAAAGGTCGCGGCGAGCAATGGAGAGACTCGAATGGCATCGCCCGTTTTCCGCGAGATTATCGACCATCCGAACGCCTGGACCCCCGATGGCGGCGTCGAACGCTTCTGGCGCCACCTTTCGGAAGCGGAGCTGACCGCGCTCGACGAACTGATCGCGAAGACGCGCGATACCGATCCGGTGAAGGTGACGCGCGAGCAATTCTCCAGCCCTGTCATCGACGCGCTGGCCGACGAGATGCGCGAGATCATCCTGAACGGCGCGGGGGTCGTGATCCTCAAGGGCGTGACGCCCGACCGCTACAGCGAAGAGGATATGAAGCGCCTCTATTGGGGTCTGGGCACGCATCTGGGCCGCGGGCTGCCGCAGAGCCGGCAGATGGAGATGCTGGGCCTGGTGCAGGAGGAAGAAGCCAATCCGATGATCCGCGGCTATCGCAGCTCCGCGGCGCTGGGGATGCATACCGATGCGTTCGAGATCGTCGGGCTGATGTGCGTGCGCCGCGCCGAGGAAGGCGGCGAAAGCAGCCTCGCCAGCGCGCTGACAATGCACAACAAGATCCTGACCGAACGGCCCGAGCTGCTCGACGCGCTCTACGAAGGCTATTATTTCGTGCTGCAGGAGCTGCAGTTCACCGACCGGCCGACCACCGCGGAGAAAGTCCCGGTCTTTTCGAACAAGGACGGCGTGGTCAGCGTGAACGCGGCGAGCAGCTATATGCGCCACGCCGCCGAGCTGCGGAAGGAACCCTTCCCCGCCGATCTCGACGAAGCGCTCAAATATTTCGATCAGGTCGCCAATCGCGAGGACGTCCGCGCCGAATTTCTGCTCGACGATGGCGATGTGATGCTGTGGAACAATTACACGCATCTCCACTCGCGCCGGGCGTTCCAGAACTCGACCGAGCGCAAGCGGCTGTTGCTCCGCCTGTGGCTCGAGGTCGAGAATGGCCGCGACGTGCAGCCCGATTATGCGTTGCGCGGACGCTCGTTCCGCTGGATCAACGAGCAGGTGCCGGCCTGATCCGGCCGGGTCCGCCGCATCGCATGGGGGTATCGTGACACAGCCCATCTTCGATCGCCGTCAGCTGATCGGCATGGCGGCCGGGTCGCTGGGGCTGGCGGCGCTGAGCGGATGCGTGCGCCGCAGCGACGGACGTTTCGTCGTCGCGATGAACCAGGCCCCGCCGGCGATCGACTATGCGCTGGCCGGGGGGGCCGCGAACATCGCCAAGCCCTTGTTCGAGAATATCGTCGAACCGCTGCTGGGCCGCGCGCTGGACGGGCGGATCGTGCCGCAGCTGGGCGACTACACCCTCTCGCCCGACCTCAAGATCGCGCATTTCACGATCCGGAGGGGCGTGACATTCCACGACGGATCGCCATTCGACGCGGGGGACGTGAAGTTCAGCCACGAGCGGATGAAGCGGCTGATGCCGATCTACCGCGCGCGCACCCGCGGGGTGACGAGGGTGGAAGTGATCGACGATCACCGCGTCGATTTCCACTTCAAGGACAATGCGCTCACTTTCGTGCGCAATGCGTTCCTCTACATCTATTCGCGCCGCTATCACGAGCGGGTGGGCGAAGCCGAAGCGGCGCACCGGCTGAACGGCACCGGCCCCTATCGCATGGCAGAGCATCGCCAGTTCCAGTTCGTCGATCTGGAAGCGCACGAAGCCTATTGGGGCGGCGTGCCGGCGATCAAGAAGGCGCGGATGATGTTCGTGCCCGAGGACATGACGCGCGTTTCGATGCTGCGTTCGGGCGAAGCCGATCTGGTGATGGCGGTGCCCTTTTCGATGGTGCCGATGCTGCAAAAGGCCGGGTTCGGCACGGCGCGGGCGGACATGCATCCGACCTTCAGCGTGCGATTCCAGCTCGCGAACCGCAACACGCCCTGGGCCGACCGCCGGGTGCGCCGCGCGATCGCCCATGCCATCGATTCCAACGCGATCATCAACGGCGTGTTCGCGGGCATCCCGCGCCACTATGCCGGCTTCGCGCCGGGTGAGCCGGGGTACGATCCCGCGCTGAAGCCCTATGCCTATGATCCGGCGCTGGCCCGCAAATTGCTGGCCGAGGCGGGACATCCGAACGGCTTTGCCATGCCGCTCGTCTACTGGACCAATGCCTATTACGGGATGCGCGAGACGACTGAAGCGGTGGTGCTGTACCTGCGCGCCGTGGGCATCGATTGCCAGGTCTCGGGGATCGATGCCGCGCAGGGACTGGAGATGAACCGCGAAGCGGCGAAGGATCCCAATGCCCGGCTGGTGACGATCGCCCCCTCGCTGCTGGCCAGCTATGGCGAACCGTCCGAGGCGATGCGGCAAGGCTATACCAGCGGATCGCCCTATTCCTGGTTCAACGACAAGGATTTCGACGCACTGGTGAAGCGCGCCGCGACTTCGGCCGACCCGGCCGAATATGACGCCGCACTGCGCGCCTGCGCCCGCAAGATCCATGACGAGATGCCGATCATCCCGGTGTGGAACAATGTCGCGCTGTACATGATGCGGCCGGGCGTGCGCTTCACCCCGACGGCGCGCGACATTCCGGGGATGAGCGTTCGGAATGTCCGGCTCGGCTAATTCCCTTCCCTGATTGGGAGGACTGCGCTGTACCGACATTCAGCGCCGGCAACGAAAATCCTCCGCCGGAGGGGGAGGACTTGAAGCCAGAAAGTTACGCAGCGGCTTCCGCGAAGTGACACGCAGCCGTGCTGCCGGTCACCGTCTTCACCACCGGGGGAACGCTGATCGCGCAGACCGGCTGGGCGTTGGGGCAGCGGGTGCGGAACACGCAGCCCGAGGGCGGATCGATCGGCGAGGGGAGCGGGCCGAACAGGCGGATACGCTCGCGCCGCCGGTCGGGATGCGGGGGCAATACCGAGGACAGTAGCGCCTTTGTGTACGGATGCTGCGGCGTCTCCATCACCTGCGCCGTCGTGCCGCGTTCGACGATCTTGCCGAGATACATCACCGCCACGTTGGACGACATGTGCTGCACCACTTCGAGATCGTGCGAGATCAGCAGATAGGTGAGGCCGAATCGTTCCTGCAGATCGCTGAGCAGGTTGAGGATCTGGGCGCGGATCGAGACGTCGAGCGCGGAGACGGGTTCGTCGAGGATCAGCAGCCGGGGCTGGAGCGCAAGGCCGCGCGCGATGGCGATGCGCTGGCGCTGGCCGCCGCTGAATTCGTGCGGCAGCCGCTCGGCCGAATTTGCGGGCAAGCCGACGACATCGATCAGCTCGGCCACCCGCGCGGCAATCTCCGCCTTTGTGAATTCGCCGGCAGCCACCAGTGGCTCGGCAATCGCCTGAAACACCGTGCGGCGCGGGTTGAGCGAGCTGTAGGGGTCCTGAAACACCGCCTGCACCTGTCGCCGGTACGCGCCCAGCGCCTTGCCGCGCACGGTCTGCACATCCTCGCCGTCAAAACGGATCTGGCCACCGGTGGGGCTTTCCAGCCGCAGCAACAGCTTGGCGGTGGTCGATTTGCCGCAGCCGGATTCGCCGATCAGCCCCAAAGTCTCGCCTTCGGGCACGGCGAAGTTCACCCCATCGACCGAGCGCGCGACCGGATGCGGCCGCTGGAACAGCTTGCCGGGCACGCGATAATGTTTCTTCAGCTCGATCGCTTCGAGCAGCGGGCGGGTCATGTCTCGTCCGTCCTCCAGCAACGCGAATAATGGCCGGGGCCCGCCTCGACCGGCGGCGGCATTTGCTCGCGGCAAAGCGGCAATACCTTGGGGCAGCGCGGCGCGAAGGGGCAGCCCTGGGGGCGCGCGGCGACGTCGGGCGGCGAGCCTTCGATCGTCTGGAGCCGGTGCATGGCGCCGCCTTCGCGCGGTACCGCCGCCAGCAACGCCTGCGTATAGGGATGGCGCGGATCGTCGAAGATCGCGCGGATCGGCCCCTGTTCGGCGACGATGCCGGCGTACATCACCAGAACGCGATCGGCGAGGCGCGCGGTTACGCCGAAATCATGGGTGACCACGATCATCGCCAGATTGCGCTGTTCCTGAAGGTCGGCGAGCACATCGAGGAACTGCGCCTGCGCGGTGGGGTCCAGCGCGGTGGTCGGCTCGTCGGCGATCAGCAGTTGCGGGTCGCACGACATGGCGATCGCGCCGACCATCCGTTGCAGCATCCCGCCGCTCATCTGGTGCGGATATTGGCCCAGCCGCGTCTTCGCCGCCGGAATGCCGACCAGTTCGAGCAGTTCGAGCTGGCGTGCCTCGA
The sequence above is drawn from the Sphingomonas sp. G-3-2-10 genome and encodes:
- a CDS encoding TauD/TfdA family dioxygenase; this translates as MASPVFREIIDHPNAWTPDGGVERFWRHLSEAELTALDELIAKTRDTDPVKVTREQFSSPVIDALADEMREIILNGAGVVILKGVTPDRYSEEDMKRLYWGLGTHLGRGLPQSRQMEMLGLVQEEEANPMIRGYRSSAALGMHTDAFEIVGLMCVRRAEEGGESSLASALTMHNKILTERPELLDALYEGYYFVLQELQFTDRPTTAEKVPVFSNKDGVVSVNAASSYMRHAAELRKEPFPADLDEALKYFDQVANREDVRAEFLLDDGDVMLWNNYTHLHSRRAFQNSTERKRLLLRLWLEVENGRDVQPDYALRGRSFRWINEQVPA
- a CDS encoding ABC transporter substrate-binding protein, which codes for MTQPIFDRRQLIGMAAGSLGLAALSGCVRRSDGRFVVAMNQAPPAIDYALAGGAANIAKPLFENIVEPLLGRALDGRIVPQLGDYTLSPDLKIAHFTIRRGVTFHDGSPFDAGDVKFSHERMKRLMPIYRARTRGVTRVEVIDDHRVDFHFKDNALTFVRNAFLYIYSRRYHERVGEAEAAHRLNGTGPYRMAEHRQFQFVDLEAHEAYWGGVPAIKKARMMFVPEDMTRVSMLRSGEADLVMAVPFSMVPMLQKAGFGTARADMHPTFSVRFQLANRNTPWADRRVRRAIAHAIDSNAIINGVFAGIPRHYAGFAPGEPGYDPALKPYAYDPALARKLLAEAGHPNGFAMPLVYWTNAYYGMRETTEAVVLYLRAVGIDCQVSGIDAAQGLEMNREAAKDPNARLVTIAPSLLASYGEPSEAMRQGYTSGSPYSWFNDKDFDALVKRAATSADPAEYDAALRACARKIHDEMPIIPVWNNVALYMMRPGVRFTPTARDIPGMSVRNVRLG
- a CDS encoding oligopeptide/dipeptide ABC transporter ATP-binding protein yields the protein MTRPLLEAIELKKHYRVPGKLFQRPHPVARSVDGVNFAVPEGETLGLIGESGCGKSTTAKLLLRLESPTGGQIRFDGEDVQTVRGKALGAYRRQVQAVFQDPYSSLNPRRTVFQAIAEPLVAAGEFTKAEIAARVAELIDVVGLPANSAERLPHEFSGGQRQRIAIARGLALQPRLLILDEPVSALDVSIRAQILNLLSDLQERFGLTYLLISHDLEVVQHMSSNVAVMYLGKIVERGTTAQVMETPQHPYTKALLSSVLPPHPDRRRERIRLFGPLPSPIDPPSGCVFRTRCPNAQPVCAISVPPVVKTVTGSTAACHFAEAAA
- a CDS encoding ABC transporter ATP-binding protein, giving the protein MSDARPLLEVEDLHVHLRSRDGTRDLHIVDGISFTLDRGETLGIVGESGCGKSTLALAVMGLLPRGGRTSAAQLDFDGVDLETLSEEELRRIRGSRIAMIMQDPMVAMDPLFTIGNQLAEGLRTHMGLEGQALEARQLELLELVGIPAAKTRLGQYPHQMSGGMLQRMVGAIAMSCDPQLLIADEPTTALDPTAQAQFLDVLADLQEQRNLAMIVVTHDFGVTARLADRVLVMYAGIVAEQGPIRAIFDDPRHPYTQALLAAVPREGGAMHRLQTIEGSPPDVAARPQGCPFAPRCPKVLPLCREQMPPPVEAGPGHYSRCWRTDET